A DNA window from Ornithobacterium rhinotracheale DSM 15997 contains the following coding sequences:
- the ftsZ gene encoding cell division protein FtsZ has protein sequence MDFNDISFEMPKNRSAAIKVIGVGGGGSNAVNYMAEQGITGVDFIIANTDAQALNKSGIPVKVQLGQNITEGLGAGANPEVGEKAALESLEDIKNILDTNTKMVFITAGMGGGTGTGAAPIIAKQAKDMGILTVGICTAPFSFEGRKRLEQAKAGIERFRNSVDSLIIINNDKLRELYGNLGFKTGFAKADEVLATAAKGIAEVITHEYTINIDLRDAKTVLENSGTAIMGSGKASGSEKAKKAIEMALDSPLLNDNKITGAKNVLLLIVSGDDEVTMDEIGIINDYIQEEAGYDANIIMGMGEDPELGENISVTIVATGFPKDQQAINEKKKEPIVHHLEDKETEEKTINITASKKEFSSPKTEESPRQFTLLENEEEQETNLNDEASEDYFFTSSTENEKPKDLPQNNGPKVIIDEENGETRTIFNLNEQWDNEEDPSINSHGAPQNSVSTQPKRQETQVEVKERPTFTQKVDNSSNNTININDEKASQQILERRERLKKFNYRFQNSLQETEEFERIPAYKRQGIELSEYRHSKPSNYIIDEDVDQQIKLRPNNFLHDNVD, from the coding sequence ATGGACTTTAACGATATATCTTTTGAAATGCCAAAAAACAGGTCAGCAGCCATCAAAGTGATAGGTGTAGGTGGAGGCGGAAGCAATGCCGTGAACTACATGGCAGAACAAGGAATTACTGGAGTAGATTTCATCATCGCCAATACCGATGCTCAAGCTTTGAATAAAAGTGGAATTCCTGTAAAAGTTCAATTAGGACAAAACATTACTGAAGGTTTAGGTGCTGGTGCTAACCCTGAAGTAGGAGAAAAAGCTGCCCTTGAAAGTTTAGAGGACATCAAAAACATCCTAGACACCAATACCAAAATGGTCTTTATCACCGCAGGAATGGGTGGAGGAACAGGAACAGGTGCTGCCCCAATCATCGCTAAACAAGCCAAGGACATGGGAATCCTTACCGTGGGAATTTGCACTGCTCCGTTTTCATTCGAGGGAAGAAAAAGACTAGAGCAAGCAAAAGCGGGTATTGAACGCTTTAGAAACAGTGTAGATTCTCTTATAATCATCAACAACGATAAACTAAGAGAACTCTATGGCAATTTAGGCTTTAAAACAGGTTTTGCCAAAGCAGACGAAGTTTTAGCTACCGCAGCAAAAGGTATTGCAGAAGTTATCACGCACGAGTACACCATCAACATCGACTTGCGTGATGCCAAAACTGTACTAGAAAATAGCGGAACTGCCATCATGGGTTCTGGAAAAGCTAGCGGATCTGAAAAAGCCAAAAAAGCGATTGAAATGGCACTAGATTCTCCGTTGCTAAACGATAATAAAATTACAGGGGCTAAAAATGTACTATTATTAATCGTTTCTGGAGATGATGAAGTAACCATGGATGAAATCGGAATCATCAACGATTACATTCAGGAAGAAGCAGGTTACGACGCCAACATCATCATGGGTATGGGAGAAGACCCAGAACTAGGCGAAAACATAAGTGTTACCATTGTAGCCACTGGTTTCCCAAAAGACCAACAAGCTATCAATGAGAAAAAGAAAGAGCCTATCGTTCATCATTTAGAAGATAAAGAAACGGAGGAAAAAACCATTAATATCACCGCTTCTAAAAAAGAGTTTTCTTCACCAAAAACAGAAGAAAGCCCTAGACAATTTACCCTTCTTGAAAACGAAGAAGAGCAAGAAACAAATTTGAACGACGAAGCTTCTGAAGATTATTTTTTCACCTCTTCAACTGAAAACGAAAAACCGAAAGATCTACCACAAAACAATGGTCCTAAAGTTATCATAGACGAAGAAAATGGAGAAACTCGCACAATCTTTAATCTAAACGAGCAATGGGATAATGAGGAAGATCCAAGCATCAATTCGCACGGAGCTCCGCAAAATAGCGTAAGCACTCAGCCCAAAAGACAGGAAACCCAAGTTGAAGTAAAAGAAAGACCTACTTTTACCCAAAAAGTGGACAATTCTTCTAACAACACAATAAACATAAACGATGAAAAAGCTTCTCAACAAATTCTAGAGAGAAGAGAAAGATTAAAGAAATTCAACTATCGTTTCCAAAATAGCTTGCAAGAAACTGAGGAGTTTGAAAGAATCCCTGCCTACAAAAGACAAGGCATCGAACTTTCTGAATACAGACACTCAAAACCAAGCAACTATATTATAGATGAAGATGTGGATCAACAAATTAAATTAAGACCAAATAACTTCTTACACGATAATGTAGACTAA
- a CDS encoding GatB/YqeY domain-containing protein, producing MALEKQIMEEMKAAMKSKDKTALEALRAIKSAILLAKTDGSGSELSEGDEIAILQKQIKMRKDAATQFAEQGRNEMAENELAQASVIEKFLPEQLSAEELEAEIAKIVEETGATEMKDMGKVMKLANERLAGKADSKAIADAVKNKLGK from the coding sequence ATGGCATTAGAAAAACAAATCATGGAGGAAATGAAAGCCGCCATGAAAAGCAAAGATAAAACCGCACTCGAAGCATTAAGAGCAATTAAATCTGCTATTTTATTAGCCAAAACAGATGGTTCTGGCTCAGAATTAAGCGAAGGAGACGAAATCGCTATTCTACAAAAGCAAATCAAAATGCGCAAAGACGCTGCCACTCAATTCGCGGAGCAAGGTAGAAACGAAATGGCGGAAAATGAATTAGCTCAAGCTAGTGTAATTGAAAAATTCTTACCAGAACAGCTTTCTGCCGAAGAGCTAGAGGCAGAAATCGCCAAAATCGTAGAAGAAACAGGTGCTACCGAAATGAAAGATATGGGCAAAGTAATGAAACTTGCCAATGAAAGATTAGCTGGAAAAGCTGATAGCAAAGCTATTGCTGATGCGGTGAAAAATAAATTAGGAAAATAA